A genomic stretch from Flavobacterium sp. KS-LB2 includes:
- a CDS encoding alpha-amylase family glycosyl hydrolase — translation MKKTLLFLLFCLSIGVSAQQQSISYTISPATFEATTPITITVNGASVNEATWGVTGNALYMWTWSFDINDANSIDCPTNGTWTASNEANRFTYNSVSDTYTKTFTPATFYNRNGIGRIGFLVKAKDGTGDKKSQDNFVEVGAFQVTLSAPAENSSTIIASGGNLSISATNTSGNASYVLKANGANLNINAATSSYSFNHTNITGNQNYELQITQGATVVTKKFSAIVNPNVVSEALSAGLLDGINYNPTDATKATLVLDAPFKDFVYVAGSFNNWQPTAAFAMKKDPTSGKFWLELTGLVSGTNYTYQYWVVDATPIAGTPSLVKTADPYSTLVLSPFDDGGIPASKYPNMPVYPEGQEREVTVLQTGKIPYAWSSATTNFVKPEKEKLVVYELLVRDFDANRSYQDLINKIDYFKNLKINAIELMPVMEYEGNESWGYNTSFHMALDKFYGTSDKLKEFVDLCHQNGIAVILDVALNHAFGRNPMLRMWMNDPDGDGWGSPSTENPYFNTTAMHSYSVGEDFNHQQPRTQNYVKRVIKQWVEEYKIDGFRWDLTKGFTQNCPANVVGGQEACTGIKQQDRVDVLKAYADYSWSLDPTHYTIFEHLGNDDEEQLWANYRINETPSKGIMMWGIMTSQYNELSMGYSGNISRMNSSSRGFTTNRLIGYAESHDEERLMYKNLQFGNSANAAHNVKTLNVALSRMSAIGAVSLLVPGPKMIWHFGELGWENSIFACNNGSVNSPSDAISGDCKLDTKQQPQWVDNWLEDTNRSKIYNDWSKMITMKTVEPVFSGTATMANTSSLYPNIKITNSALASSQLKDVLILANFNVTTQNVATGFPYTGQWYNLMDNTTITVTNVNDPITIPPGEYRIYGNKTASLAIDDFEKTPTVLLYPNPVSSYFTINAETSKVQVFSITGQLVKTFDEKQSEGHQFVVSDLNKGFYIVKAYDENNGVQVLKFIKE, via the coding sequence ATGAAAAAAACACTACTTTTTTTATTGTTTTGCCTTTCAATTGGTGTCTCAGCTCAACAGCAAAGTATTAGCTATACTATAAGTCCAGCTACTTTTGAGGCAACAACTCCTATTACAATCACAGTAAATGGAGCTTCTGTAAATGAAGCAACTTGGGGAGTTACCGGAAACGCATTATACATGTGGACTTGGTCTTTTGACATCAATGATGCAAACAGTATTGATTGTCCGACTAATGGTACATGGACTGCGTCCAACGAAGCGAATAGATTTACTTATAATTCGGTTTCAGATACCTATACTAAAACATTTACTCCTGCTACCTTTTATAACAGAAACGGAATAGGTAGAATAGGATTTCTTGTAAAAGCTAAAGACGGAACTGGGGATAAAAAATCACAAGATAACTTTGTTGAAGTTGGTGCTTTTCAGGTTACATTAAGTGCCCCAGCGGAGAATAGCTCTACTATTATAGCTTCAGGTGGTAATCTGAGTATTTCAGCTACTAATACAAGCGGTAACGCCAGTTATGTATTAAAAGCAAATGGAGCTAATTTAAATATTAATGCTGCAACTTCTAGTTATTCCTTTAATCATACTAATATTACTGGAAATCAAAACTACGAACTACAGATTACACAAGGAGCAACTGTGGTTACTAAAAAATTTAGTGCTATCGTGAATCCTAATGTAGTTAGCGAAGCTTTGTCAGCAGGTTTATTAGATGGTATCAATTATAATCCTACAGATGCAACAAAGGCAACTTTAGTATTGGATGCTCCGTTTAAAGATTTTGTATATGTTGCAGGAAGTTTTAACAACTGGCAACCAACAGCTGCTTTTGCGATGAAAAAGGACCCAACTTCGGGTAAATTTTGGTTGGAGTTAACAGGATTGGTTTCTGGTACAAATTATACGTATCAGTATTGGGTAGTTGATGCTACGCCTATTGCAGGGACACCATCTTTAGTAAAAACAGCGGATCCATATTCGACTCTTGTTTTATCTCCGTTTGATGATGGCGGGATTCCTGCTTCGAAGTATCCAAACATGCCAGTTTATCCTGAAGGACAGGAAAGAGAAGTAACCGTTTTACAAACAGGTAAAATACCTTATGCATGGAGTAGTGCTACAACAAACTTTGTTAAACCAGAAAAAGAAAAATTGGTGGTTTACGAATTACTAGTACGTGATTTTGATGCTAATAGAAGCTATCAAGATTTGATTAATAAAATTGATTATTTTAAAAATTTGAAAATAAATGCGATTGAGTTAATGCCAGTAATGGAATACGAGGGCAATGAAAGTTGGGGTTATAATACCTCTTTTCACATGGCTTTGGATAAATTCTACGGAACTTCAGATAAGTTAAAAGAGTTTGTTGATTTGTGCCACCAAAACGGAATTGCCGTTATTCTTGATGTTGCATTGAACCATGCTTTTGGAAGAAATCCGATGCTTCGTATGTGGATGAACGATCCTGATGGCGATGGATGGGGTTCTCCTTCAACTGAAAACCCTTATTTTAATACAACGGCCATGCACAGTTATAGCGTTGGGGAAGATTTTAATCATCAACAGCCAAGAACTCAGAACTACGTAAAAAGAGTCATTAAACAATGGGTTGAAGAATATAAAATTGATGGATTTCGTTGGGATTTAACCAAAGGATTTACCCAAAATTGCCCTGCTAATGTTGTTGGAGGTCAAGAAGCTTGTACCGGTATTAAGCAACAAGATCGTGTAGATGTTTTGAAAGCCTATGCTGATTATTCTTGGAGTTTAGACCCAACTCATTATACTATTTTTGAGCATCTAGGGAATGATGATGAAGAACAACTTTGGGCAAATTACAGAATTAACGAAACGCCTAGTAAAGGGATTATGATGTGGGGAATAATGACCAGTCAATACAATGAATTGTCAATGGGATATTCTGGAAACATTTCGCGTATGAATAGTTCCAGTAGAGGCTTTACCACAAACAGATTAATTGGTTATGCCGAAAGTCATGATGAGGAACGACTAATGTATAAAAATTTACAATTTGGGAATAGTGCCAATGCCGCTCATAATGTAAAAACACTCAACGTAGCTTTGTCTAGAATGTCAGCAATTGGGGCAGTTTCGTTATTGGTTCCAGGACCAAAGATGATTTGGCATTTTGGTGAACTAGGTTGGGAAAATTCTATTTTTGCTTGTAATAATGGCAGTGTCAACTCTCCTTCGGATGCAATATCTGGGGATTGTAAATTAGATACCAAACAACAACCACAATGGGTTGATAATTGGCTTGAGGACACCAATAGAAGTAAAATTTACAACGATTGGTCTAAAATGATTACGATGAAAACGGTAGAGCCTGTTTTTTCAGGAACTGCAACTATGGCAAATACAAGTTCTTTATATCCAAATATCAAAATTACCAATAGTGCTTTGGCGTCAAGCCAACTTAAAGATGTTTTGATCTTGGCTAATTTTAATGTTACCACGCAAAATGTGGCAACTGGATTTCCTTACACGGGACAGTGGTATAATTTGATGGATAATACTACAATCACCGTTACGAATGTGAATGACCCGATAACAATTCCGCCCGGTGAATACCGAATCTATGGAAACAAAACGGCCTCATTGGCAATAGATGATTTTGAAAAAACACCAACAGTTTTATTATATCCAAATCCAGTTTCCAGTTATTTTACCATTAATGCTGAGACTTCTAAAGTTCAGGTTTTTTCTATAACAGGACAATTGGTAAAAACGTTTGATGAAAAGCAATCTGAAGGACATCAATTTGTGGTTAGTGACTTGAACAAAGGTTTTTATATAGTAAAAGCGTATGATGAGAATAATGGAGTTCAGGTATTGAAGTTCATTAAGGAATAA
- a CDS encoding SusE domain-containing protein codes for MKNITKSVIALFAVLALSCSVEDVEDRPVIQGVDTPELVAPENDKSYILLEENADNVAERFVWTKATYGGDVEIGYKLLIDVKGGDFTKAIELGGTSGATQIEVSVKTLNQAVIELGGIPDELGSYDVKVVSSLAGIEKMMSETPLTILVNPYTGLVPYAFTDWYLIGAAVEGGWDNNVDTKHQPMFRGGANPSIYKFTGYFAAGNFKLISVKGSWASQLGNAGNNTIEIKDNAGEFTISASGYYTFTFNVETLAYTLVPYNASAASVYSRIGFLGSSRTGTDAGWNGDDSEMTVSAFSPHVWSLSISLFDGKGKFRANNAWDTNWGGDTEFSGFTGNGASGGDIPVAKSKYKIYFNDLDGSYLMLPNQE; via the coding sequence ATGAAAAATATAACTAAATCAGTAATTGCTTTATTCGCGGTACTTGCCTTGTCTTGTAGCGTTGAAGATGTAGAAGATAGACCAGTAATTCAAGGAGTTGATACTCCAGAATTAGTTGCGCCTGAAAACGATAAATCATACATATTACTTGAAGAAAATGCAGATAATGTTGCAGAGCGTTTTGTATGGACCAAAGCAACTTATGGCGGTGATGTTGAGATTGGATACAAACTTTTAATAGACGTTAAAGGCGGTGATTTTACAAAAGCAATTGAATTAGGAGGAACTTCTGGTGCCACTCAAATTGAAGTATCTGTAAAAACCTTAAATCAAGCAGTAATTGAATTAGGTGGAATTCCTGATGAGTTAGGATCGTATGATGTTAAAGTTGTGTCTAGTTTAGCAGGAATCGAAAAAATGATGTCTGAAACTCCATTGACTATTTTAGTTAATCCATACACAGGATTAGTGCCATACGCATTTACAGATTGGTACTTAATTGGTGCAGCCGTTGAAGGTGGTTGGGATAATAATGTTGATACGAAACACCAACCTATGTTTAGAGGTGGAGCGAATCCAAGTATTTATAAATTTACAGGATACTTTGCTGCAGGAAATTTTAAGCTAATTTCTGTAAAAGGGAGTTGGGCATCTCAATTAGGGAATGCAGGAAATAATACAATTGAAATTAAAGATAATGCAGGTGAATTTACAATTTCAGCTTCAGGATATTACACTTTTACATTTAATGTAGAAACGTTAGCGTACACTTTAGTTCCTTATAACGCATCTGCGGCCTCAGTTTATTCAAGAATTGGTTTCTTGGGATCTTCTAGAACGGGTACTGATGCAGGTTGGAATGGAGATGATTCTGAAATGACTGTTTCAGCATTTAGTCCTCATGTTTGGTCACTAAGTATTTCTCTATTTGATGGTAAAGGGAAATTTAGAGCAAACAATGCTTGGGATACTAATTGGGGAGGAGATACAGAATTTTCAGGTTTTACTGGTAATGGTGCTAGTGGAGGAGACATTCCAGTTGCAAAATCAAAATACAAAATTTATTTCAATGATTTAGATGGTAGTTATTTGATGTTGCCAAATCAAGAATAA
- the acs gene encoding acetate--CoA ligase, producing MSYYKINNLEEYFKHYKKSVREPKKFWDKIASENFTWYQEWDKVVDFNMAEADIKWFTNAKVNIVKNCIDRHLAKKGDKTAIIFEPNDPNEEALHISYNELYERVCKMANVLKEQGIQKGDRVCIYLPMIPELAITTLACARIGAIHSVVFAGFSASAVAARINDSECKMVITSDGGYRGNKTIDLKSIVDEALLNCPCVENVLVAKRINSNINMKEGRDQWLQPLLDQASDNNVAEIMDAEDPLFILYTSGSTGKPKGMVHTTAGYMVYSAYTFKNVFNYEDNDIFWCTADIGWITGHSYILYGPLLNGATTVIFEGVPSYPDFSRFWQTIEKHKVTQFYTAPTAIRALAKESIEYVQRYQLTSLKVIGSVGEPINEEAWHWYNNHVGDKKCPVVDTWWQTETGGIMISPIAFVTPTKPTYASLPLPGIQPVLMDEKRNEIEGNQVTGSLCIKFPWPGIARTIWGDHQRYKDTYFSTFPGKYFTGDGALRDEVGYYRITGRVDDVVIVSGHNLGTAPIEDAINEHPAVAESAIVGFPHDIKGNALYGFVILKETGEYRDRENLSKEINQHISDHIGPIAKLDKIQFVSGLPKTRSGKIMRRILRKIAEGDYSNFGDISTLLNPEIVEEIKDGKI from the coding sequence TTGGGACAAAATTGCTTCGGAAAATTTTACTTGGTACCAAGAATGGGATAAAGTAGTTGACTTTAATATGGCTGAAGCCGATATAAAATGGTTTACCAATGCAAAAGTAAACATTGTAAAAAACTGTATTGACAGGCATCTTGCTAAAAAAGGAGACAAAACAGCTATCATTTTTGAACCAAATGATCCAAATGAAGAAGCATTGCATATTTCGTATAATGAATTGTACGAACGTGTTTGCAAAATGGCGAATGTCTTAAAGGAACAAGGCATACAAAAAGGAGATCGCGTTTGTATTTACTTACCAATGATTCCTGAATTAGCGATTACCACTTTGGCCTGCGCCAGAATTGGAGCCATTCACTCGGTTGTTTTTGCAGGATTTTCTGCCTCGGCAGTAGCAGCAAGAATCAATGACAGCGAATGTAAAATGGTAATCACTTCAGATGGTGGATATCGTGGGAACAAAACCATCGATTTGAAAAGTATCGTTGATGAAGCCTTATTGAATTGTCCTTGTGTAGAGAACGTTTTAGTTGCTAAAAGAATCAACTCAAACATTAACATGAAAGAAGGTCGTGACCAATGGTTGCAACCTCTTTTGGATCAAGCTTCGGACAATAATGTAGCTGAAATCATGGATGCCGAAGATCCTTTGTTTATCCTTTATACTTCTGGTTCAACAGGAAAACCAAAAGGAATGGTACACACTACAGCAGGTTATATGGTGTATTCTGCGTATACTTTTAAGAACGTTTTTAATTATGAAGACAATGATATTTTCTGGTGTACCGCTGACATTGGCTGGATTACCGGACATTCCTATATTCTTTACGGACCATTATTGAACGGAGCTACGACGGTAATTTTCGAAGGCGTTCCTTCTTATCCTGATTTTAGTCGTTTTTGGCAAACCATCGAAAAGCATAAAGTGACCCAGTTTTACACGGCACCAACTGCTATTAGAGCTTTGGCAAAAGAAAGCATCGAATATGTACAAAGGTACCAATTGACCTCTTTGAAAGTGATTGGATCTGTGGGAGAACCTATTAATGAAGAAGCGTGGCACTGGTACAACAACCATGTAGGCGATAAAAAATGTCCAGTGGTGGATACGTGGTGGCAAACCGAAACGGGAGGAATCATGATTTCGCCAATCGCATTTGTAACGCCAACAAAACCGACATACGCTTCATTACCACTACCAGGTATTCAACCTGTTTTGATGGACGAAAAACGCAACGAAATTGAAGGCAATCAGGTTACAGGAAGTTTATGTATTAAATTTCCTTGGCCGGGAATTGCCAGAACCATTTGGGGCGATCACCAGCGTTATAAAGACACCTATTTCTCTACCTTCCCAGGCAAATATTTCACTGGAGACGGTGCATTGCGTGATGAAGTTGGTTATTACAGAATTACGGGCCGCGTAGATGATGTGGTTATTGTTTCTGGACATAACCTAGGAACTGCTCCTATAGAAGATGCAATCAATGAACATCCTGCTGTTGCTGAAAGTGCTATTGTAGGTTTCCCACATGACATCAAAGGAAATGCTTTGTATGGTTTTGTAATTCTTAAAGAAACCGGAGAATATCGCGACAGAGAAAATCTGAGTAAAGAGATTAACCAACACATATCAGACCATATTGGACCCATTGCAAAATTGGACAAAATCCAGTTTGTTTCCGGTTTACCAAAAACCCGTTCGGGAAAAATCATGCGTAGAATTTTGCGTAAGATTGCCGAAGGAGACTACTCTAATTTTGGAGATATTTCAACGTTATTGAATCCTGAAATTGTGGAAGAAATCAAAGACGGAAAAATTTAG